One genomic segment of Myxocyprinus asiaticus isolate MX2 ecotype Aquarium Trade chromosome 14, UBuf_Myxa_2, whole genome shotgun sequence includes these proteins:
- the LOC127452335 gene encoding testis-expressed protein 33-like isoform X2, giving the protein MSTNDHSKDVNSKNQVSRVLCPQVPPLCAPHYSDTGPPVVWSSLVKDSYVRHPPSAFVHDPEHWHGHKTDYLVKWTEQNLLEKQLHKLLKEMEGKGVSK; this is encoded by the exons atgAGCACTAACGACCATTCAAAGGACGTAAACAGCAAGAACCAG GTGAGCAGAGTGCTCTGCCCGCAGGTTCCTCCGCTTTGTGCTCCACATTACTCAGATACAG GGCCTCCTGTGGTGTGGTCATCTCTGGTCAAGGATTCATATGTTCGACATCCCCCATCAGCCTTTGTTCATGATCCAGAGCACTGGCACGGCCATAAAACCGATTACTTGG TGAAGTGGACAGAGCAGAACTTACTTGAGAAACAACTGCATAAGCTGCTGAAGGAAATGGAGGGCAAGGGTGTGTCCAAATGA
- the LOC127452335 gene encoding testis-expressed protein 33-like isoform X1, whose translation MSTNDHSKDVNSKNQVSRVLCPQVPPLCAPHYSDTGSVYTDKHRSYRMMGHYQRANIFPGPPVVWSSLVKDSYVRHPPSAFVHDPEHWHGHKTDYLVKWTEQNLLEKQLHKLLKEMEGKGVSK comes from the exons atgAGCACTAACGACCATTCAAAGGACGTAAACAGCAAGAACCAG GTGAGCAGAGTGCTCTGCCCGCAGGTTCCTCCGCTTTGTGCTCCACATTACTCAGATACAGGTTCAGTTTACACAGATAAGCACAGATCTTATCGCATGATGGGCCACTATCAGCGTGCAAACATCTTCCCGG GGCCTCCTGTGGTGTGGTCATCTCTGGTCAAGGATTCATATGTTCGACATCCCCCATCAGCCTTTGTTCATGATCCAGAGCACTGGCACGGCCATAAAACCGATTACTTGG TGAAGTGGACAGAGCAGAACTTACTTGAGAAACAACTGCATAAGCTGCTGAAGGAAATGGAGGGCAAGGGTGTGTCCAAATGA